A segment of the Oscillatoria salina IIICB1 genome:
CCGCTCCGCTAAAGGGCGAGGCTTTAAACCCAGTTTTTCTGGTAAGACAAGAGGGGCAAGCACGGGGGCTTGCCCCTACTCGTTGAGGCGTTGACGATAACGATAATAAGCAGCACAAGCACCTTCGGAGGATACCATTGGTGCGCCGAGAGGATGTTCTGGAGTGCAACGTCTCCCAAAGGCGGGACAGTGGTGAGGTTTCTGGATACCTTGTAAAATCAGACCGCTAATGCACTCAGAAGGGGTTTGAGCGGCAGTTGCCACCTCTAAATGAAATTTTTGCTGGACATCATAGTTAGCGTACTCTGGGCGCAGTCCTAGCCCACTGTGGGGAATTTCCCCCAAGCCTCGCCACTGACGGGAGACGACTTGAAAGACTTGTTGCATCAGGGTTTTGGCGGATTGATTTCCTTGGGGTTGGACGGAACGGCTGTATTGGTTGACAACTTCGGCTTGGTTTTGTTCGAGTTGTTGAAGACAAAGATAAACCCCTTGGAGGATGTCTACAGGTTCAAATCCGGTAACGATGATGGGAATCTGGTATTGAGCAGCGATCGCCTGATACTCTTCATATCCCATTACAGTACAGACATGACCTGCGGCGAGAAATCCTTGCACTTGGTTCTGGGGAGAAGACAAAATCGCTGCCATTGCGGGGGGAACCAGGACATGAGAAACTAACATAGAAAAGTTAGTAATTCCTTGTTGTTTTGCTTGATAAACTGCCATTGCTGTAGCCGGGGCAGTGGTTTCAAACCCAACAGCAAAAAAGACAACTTCTTTCTCAGGATTCTCTTGGGCAATTTTGAGGGTATCGAGGGGAGAATAAACAATCTGCACATCTCCACCATTAGCTTTGACAGTTAATAAATCCGTGGAAGTTGACCCCGGAACTCGTAACATATCCCCAAAGGAACAGAAAATAATCTGGGGTTGAGATGCAAGGGTAATCGCTGTATCAATTAATTCAGTTGCGGTGACACAAACGGGACAGCCGGGTCCATGAATTAAGGTTATTTCTGAGGGTAATAGGGTATCAATGCCATATTTGACAATGGTATGAGTTTGTCCCCCACAAATTTCCATAATTGTCCAGGGTTTGGTAATAATTTTTGTAATCCCTTGGACGTAAGTTTGGACAATTTCTCGATCGCGATACTCATTAACAAATTTCACGGATATTACCCTACTATAGCAGCGAACGAATTAGTTAGAACATCCTCATTTTCGGAAAACCTTGCTAGCATAAGCTCTTATTACTGTTTACTGCTATAGTAGCCCTCATAAGTTATTTCTGCAAATCTGGCGTTCTTGAGCAAAGAAACTGCGGATTTCCCGGTCTCAAAAAGCCTCTTGCAAGGAGAACAATGAAAGTATTGCTGACTAACTTACTTTCTGGAATAAGTCAATTGCCGGATGATAATTTTGGATAGCTTTCATATATTGAACCCGTTCAAATTCTGTGGGGTTCGGGCAATTAATCTGACTCATACTTCCTTGTAGCTGTTTCACTGATTCATATTCATGTTCTTCTAGCCACACTTTTAAATCTGTTTCAATGCTTTTTAAATGTCCAATACCATGTCTTAAGAGAACGCTAACTATCATCGTCACCTTTGCTCCGACCATTAACATTTTTACCACATCAACAGCTTTATGAATCCCACTAGTAGCAGCAAAATCAGCATTTACTCTGCCATATAAAATCGCAATCCACCGCATGGGTAAGCGCATAGCTTGGGGGGTACTCAGTAAAACATGGGGATTTACTTCTAGGGTTTCAATATCAATATCTGGTTGATAGAAACGATTGAATAAAACTAATCCATCTGCCCCAGCTTCTGTTAGTTTCTTCGCCATATTTGCTATATTGCTGAAATAGGGACTCAGTTTAACTGCAACGGGAATATTAACCGTTGATTTCACCGATTGAAGCACTTCAATGTAACGTTTTTCAATCTCTTCTCCAGAGATATTCAAATCAGTGGGAATATGATAAATATTCAGTTCAATAGCATCAGCCCCTGCTTCTGCCATTTTTTTCGCATAGTCAGTCCATCCCCCTAATGTTGAACCATTGAGACTAGCAATAATCGGAATTTTAACCCTTGACTTTGCTTGCTGAATATGCTTAAGATATTGTTCCCCTGCAACATGAAAAATGTCTGGTTCCGGGAAATAAGTTAAGGCTTCGGCAAAACTTTCAGTTCCTTGTTCGAGATGATAGTGTAATTCTAATTGTTCCTGGCGAATCTGTTCTTCAAATAAGGAATGTAGCACGACGGCGGACGCACCAGCATCTTCCATTTGTTGAAGACGATCGATATTTTCAGTTAAGGGTGCAGCAGCCCCCACTACTAACGGAGATCGCAATTCTAAGCCTAAATAATTGGTGGTTAAATCCATCTTTGATTACCTCTTGATTTTAACGGGAAGCTGAGGCAATCTAGTCGAAAATTGCCCCAGCGATCGCGATTAGGAAGCTGTCATTTGTTTCGGCGATCTTTCCCCTGAATCTGGCTTTTCATCTTTCTGGGGATTTGTCAGATGACGGGCAGCTAAATATTGATAGAGTTGCCAACGGGTGTTAACATCGGCTTGGGCTGCTTCTAAAAGTTGCTTGGCTTGTTCGGGATTGGTACGGGTTAACATCTTGAAACGATTTTCGGCGTACATGGAATCCTCAACGGAATGTTTCGGAGAATGAGAATCCAACAGTAAGGGATTTTCCCCTACTTCCGCCCGTCGGGGATCGTAACGATAGAGTAACCAACGTCCGGACTCAACTAAGGCTTTCTGTTGCTGCATCGCCGTTGTCATGTTAATGCCGTGGGCAATACAGTGGGAGTAGGCGATAATCAAAGAAGCTCCGGGATAGGCTTCAGCTTCGAGGAAAGCCCGCAAGGTATGTTCGTCTCGCGCGCCCATTGCGACACTTGCCACATAAACATTACCATAGGTCATTGCCATTAAGCCTAAGTCTTTCTTGGGTGCAGGTTTCCCCCCGGCTGCAAATTTAGCAACTGCGCCTCGCGGAGTGGCTTTGGACATTTGACCGCCTGTATTAGAATAAACTTCGGTATCCATGACCAAAATATTCACATTGCGACCGCTTGCTAAAACGTGATCTAAGCCACCATAACCGATATCGTAAGCCCAACCGTCACCGCCCACAATCCAAACACTCTTTTTCACTAAGTAGTTAGCCAGGGAAAGCAGTTGTTTAATCTGACTGACGACTTGAGAATCTTCAGTGGTACTTAATGCTTGTTCTAGCTGTTGTTTGAGTTGCGCCACCCATTCCCGTTGTTCGGCGATATCTGCTTCATCGGTTTGTTGATTATTGAGAATTTGACTAGCAAACTCTGTGGGAATAAGGGCATTTCCATTCATCCCAAAGGATAGCTGTTGCAACAGTTCCACGGCATATTGGCTATGTTTATCCACCGAAATTCGGAAGCCTAAGCCAAACTCAGCATTATCTTCAAACAGGGAATTTGACCAAGCGGGACCTAATCCTTGGGCGTTTTGAGTCCAGGGAGTTGTAGGTAAATTACCGCCATAGATAGAGGAACATCCGGTGGCATTCGCTACCAACATCCGATCGCCAAATAATTGCGTTGCTAACTTAAGATAAGGTGTCTCCCCACAACCTGCACAAGCCCCAGAAAACTCAAAGAGGGGTTCTTGCATTTGCTGATGGGCAATTTTATGCAGATTCAATTGGGCGCGATCGCGATTGGGTATTCTTAAAAAGAAGTCCCAATTTTCCCGTTCCTGTTCTCGTAAGGGCAGTTGTGTCTCCATGTTAATTGCCTTTTTCCGGGGTTCGGCTTTATTTTTGGCAGGGCAGACATCGACACAAACGGCGCATCCGGTACAGTCTTCTACCGCCACCTGAAGGCTAAATTGCAGGTTTGACCAAGCCTTATCTCGCGCATTCGTACTCTTAAAGCTTGCGGGGGCATTTTCTAAGGCACTCTCGTCATACACTTTAGAACGAATCACCCCATGAGGACAAACCATGACACATTTACCACATTGAACGCAGACATCGGTATCCCAAACCGGAACTTCCATCGCCACGTTACGTTTTTCCCATTTCGATGTCCCACTCGGATAAGTCCCATCAACAGGTAAAGCACTTACAGGAATTTCATCTCCTTTCCTTAACATCATCTTCCCTAACACTTCCCGTACAAACGCCGGGGCTGTTTCGGGAATGGCAGAATAATCTTTCTCCGAGGTTGCTTCTGGGAGCTTGAAACTGCGATAGTTAACTTCATGGAGACGATCTAAGGTGCTATCTACCGCTTCCAAGTTTCGTTTCACCACTTCTTCACCCTTTTTGCCATAGGTTTTGCGAATGGCTTTTTTAATTTGGGCGATCGCGTCTTCTTTTGGTAACACTTTAGCAAGGGCAAAGAAACAAACTTGCATCACGGTGTTAATCCTCCCTCCCATCCCTGCATTATTCGCCACCTCATAAGCGTCGATCGCATAAAACTTCAGTTCCTTTTCCTGAATCTCTTGGCGAATATCTTGGGGCAGTTGTTGCCAGGTGGTTTCCGGATCGTAGGGACTATTGAGGAGGAAGGTCGATCCCGGTTTTGCTACACTCAACACAGCTAATTTTTCTAAGAATTGCCATTGATGACAGGCGACAAAACTTGCGTTACTAATAAGATAGCTGGAGCGCAGTTTTTCGGGTCCAAAGCGCAGATGCGAAACTGTCACCGAACCTGACTTCTTAGAATCATAGACAAAGTAGCCTTGGGCATAATTATCGGTTTCTTCGCCAATAATTTTAATCGAGTTCTTATTTGCCCCTACTGTCCCATCCGATCCTAAGCCATAGAACACTGCCCGCACGACATTATCTGGTTCAATGTTGAAATTCGGATCGTAAGGTAGAGAGGTATGGGTGAGATCGTCGTGAATGCCAATGGTAAAGTGATTTTTGGGCGTATCTTGACTCAGATTGTCAAAGATTCCTTTAATCATCGCCGGAGTGAACTCTTTTGAGGATAACCCATAACGTCCGCCAACAATGCGCGGCGCCGGGGTAAAGGTTTGGGTTTCGACGATCGCACTTACCACATCCAAGTACAAGGGTTCGCCGGAACTTCCTGGTTCTTTTGTCCGATCTAAAATGGCGATCGCTTTGACAGTTTTGGGTAAGGCATTGATGAAAGTTTGAATCTCAAAGGGACGATATAACCGCACTTTCACCACCCCAACTTTTTCACCTTGGGTGTTGAGATAGTCAACGGTTTCCTGGGCAGTTTCACAACCCGATCCCATTAAAATTATGACCCGTTCCGCTTCCGGATCGCCTTCGTACTCATACAATTGGTATTGTCGTCCGGTTATGGCTGCAAACTCATCCATTGCCTTTTGCACGAGATTGGGGCAAGCCTCATAATAAGGATTAACCGTTTCTCGCGCTTGGAAGAAGACATCAGGGTTTTGGGCGGTACCGCGAATAAAGGGGCGATCGGGGGATAACGCCCGTTCTCGATGGGCAAAAATAAGTTCGTCGGGGAATAATTGTTTTAATTCCTCATCCTCAATTAACACCACCTTTTGAATTTCGTGGGAAGTGCGGAATCCATCAAAGAAGTGTAAGAAAGGAATGCGAGATTCTAAACTAGCACGAGTGGCGATCGCTGCGAAATCATGGGCTTCTTGTACCGATGCTGCACAGAGTAACCCGCAACCTGTGGCTCTGGCTGCCATCACATCACTATGATCCCCAAAAATGGACAAAGCTTGGGCAGCGATCGAACGGGCGGCAATATGCAACACCCCAGGAGTCAATTCCCCCGCAATTTTATATAGGTTGGGCAACATCAATAACAAGCCTTGGGATGCCGTAAACGTGGTGGTTAAGGAACCCGCTTGTAACGCCCCGTGAACCGCCCCGGCTGCCCCTCCCTCGCTTTGCATTTCCACAATCGCGGGAACAGTTCCCCAGAGGTTTGATTGTTTCGCTGATGACCAAGCATCCGCCCATTCTCCCATCGGCGAGGCGGGGGTAATCGGATAAATGGCAATGACTTCATTCAGTCGATAGGCAACCCGGGCAACAGCTTCGTTACCGTCTAACGTTGTAAATGCTGGTTTACTCATAATTGATAATCTCAACTCTCGTTTATCGTTGCGATCGGGCAATAGCCTGCTTATATCTCCGAGATGACTTGTTTTTTTGATGCTTCGAGCGCAGGTATCAAACTAATCGCCGAGCGGGAATTAATTATTTTGGTTAATAATTTTTTTCTTCAGCTTCTAGTCAAACTTTAGCCTTTAATATTTCAAAAAATATGGTTTTTAAGGAATACTTCAGGATCGATTAACAAGTCTTATTAAACAACAAACGGGTTGTTTTTTGACAAGCTTACTTTCTGGGTAAAATTTGCGGAAATTATCACCAAGGCAGGGTTAAATCGACACCAAGCCAAGGGATGAGGGCTTAGCATCGAAACACGATCGTTGACAACCAGTGAGATAAAATTTTTAACATTTAAAATCAGGTATTAACACAAAACTTTATATATTTATTTAAGTTAATATGTCATAGTAAAATTAATAGATATAATGAAAAGAAACCCAAGTAAAAAATCTCGCTCGGACTGATGAAATCGACAGAATTTAAATAAGTGAGAAGATGTCATGCAAACATCACAAAAACCGCCAAAACTTGTTCGGAAGCCGCCCCCTCAAGATAATCCTTTCAAGCGAATTGACATTGCCCTCAAGCGCAATCATTACCAACCAGACGCTCTCATTGAGATTTTGCACGCTGCCCAAAATACCTTTGGCTATTTAGAAGCAGATACTTTAGCCTACATTGCGAAAAACTTGAAATTGCCCCTAAGTCGCGTTTATGGGGTCGCCACCTTTTATCATCTCTTTACCCTCAAACCCGGAGGCAAACATACCTGTGTCGTCTGTCTCGGCACAGCTTGTTATGTCAAAGGCAGTCAGAAAGTCTTAGCAGCCTTAGAACAACAGACAAAGATTCAAGCGGGAGAAACAACCTCGGATGGGCAAATTTCCCTACTCACGGCTCGCTGTATCGGAGCTTGTGGAATTGCTCCAGCAGTGGTTTTCGATGGTCAAGTAGCTGGACAGGTTTCCCCAGCAGCAGCCTTAGTCAAGGTAGAAGGGTGGGAAACGCCAGAATAGGGGATGAAATCGGATTCGAGTGACTTTCATCCTCAAGGTTAAATCCAAAAACAAGGGGAGAGAATCATGGAGCAAAGTGAACTGCTGGAATTAGCTGAAAAAGAACGCCAATCCCAAAAGCCAGTAAGAATTCATTGTTGTACTTCGACCGGATGTCGGGCTGCGGCTTCACTGGAAGTACAGAAAAGCATGGAAAAAGCAGTCGAAGATTGGGGCTTAGAGAACCAGGTTGAAGTCTTAGGGGTGGGCTGTATGGGCTTTTGTGGTTACGGACCGATGGTAGCTGTCAGCCCAAGCGAGCAACTCTATCAAAAAGTAACCCCCGAGCAAGGAGAATCAATTGTCAAAGCCGTGAATCAGGGGGAAGCCACTGCGGAAAAAGCCGACAGCAATCATCCTTTCTTTACCCGTCAATTGAAAATTGTCCGAGAACATAGCGGTCAAATCGATCCCGAAAAAATTGGCGAATACTTAGCCGTAGGGGGGTATCAAAGCCTCTATCAGGTTTTATACGAGATGACCCCTGCCGAGGTAGTGAATGAAATCATGAAATCTGGCTTACGGGGACGAGGAGGGGCTGGTTATCCCACAGGGTTAAAATGGCAAACCGTCGCCAAAATGCCCCCCGGTCAGAAATATGTCATCTGTAATGGTGATGAAGGAGATCCCGGTGCATTTATGGATCGTAGCGTCTTAGAAAGCGATCCTCATCGAGTGTTAGAAGGAATGGCGATCGCAGGTTATGCGATCGGTGCAGATCGAGGCTTTATCTATGTGCGGGCGGAATATCCCTTAGCAATTACTCGTCTGCAAAAAGCCATTAACCAAGCCAAAGGTCAGGGAATTTTAGGCACTCAGATTTTCGGTTCTCCCTTCGATTTTCGCATTGATATTCGGGTTGGAGCCGGAGCATTTGTTTGTGGGGAAGAAACAGCCCTGATTGCCTCTGTAGAAGGGAAACGAGGAACTCCCCGCCCTCGCCCTCCTTATCCGGCGGTTTCGGGACTGTGGGGAGAACCCACCCTAATTAATAACGTCGAAACCCTAGCGAATATCCCCACAATTATCAAGAAAGGGGCAGATTGGTTTGCCAGTATTGGTACGGAAAAAAGTAAAGGTACAAAGATCTTTTCCCTCACAGGCAAAATTGAGTACAACGGGTTGATTGAAGTACCGATGGGCATTTCCCTGCGGGAAATTATTGAAGAGATGGGGGGTGGGATTCCCAATGGTGGCAAGGTGAAAGCCGTACAAACTGGAGGCCCTTCGGGAGGGTGTATTCCCCCTGATGCCCTGGATACCCCCGTAGATTATGAATCTTTGGCAAAACTAGGTTCGATCATGGGGTCAGGGGGCATGGTGGTCATGGATGAAGAAACCAGTATGGTAGAAGTCGCCAAGTTTTACATGGGCTTTTGCCAAGAAGAGTCCTGCGGTAAATGTATTCCCTGTCGCGTCGGAACGGTGCAAATTTACGAACTGTTAAACCGCATTCTCAACCAGGAAGCCACTTCAACAGATCTAAAAAAACTCGAGCAATTATGTCAGATGGTGAAAC
Coding sequences within it:
- the hypD gene encoding hydrogenase formation protein HypD, whose translation is MKFVNEYRDREIVQTYVQGITKIITKPWTIMEICGGQTHTIVKYGIDTLLPSEITLIHGPGCPVCVTATELIDTAITLASQPQIIFCSFGDMLRVPGSTSTDLLTVKANGGDVQIVYSPLDTLKIAQENPEKEVVFFAVGFETTAPATAMAVYQAKQQGITNFSMLVSHVLVPPAMAAILSSPQNQVQGFLAAGHVCTVMGYEEYQAIAAQYQIPIIVTGFEPVDILQGVYLCLQQLEQNQAEVVNQYSRSVQPQGNQSAKTLMQQVFQVVSRQWRGLGEIPHSGLGLRPEYANYDVQQKFHLEVATAAQTPSECISGLILQGIQKPHHCPAFGRRCTPEHPLGAPMVSSEGACAAYYRYRQRLNE
- a CDS encoding dihydroorotate dehydrogenase-like protein, giving the protein MDLTTNYLGLELRSPLVVGAAAPLTENIDRLQQMEDAGASAVVLHSLFEEQIRQEQLELHYHLEQGTESFAEALTYFPEPDIFHVAGEQYLKHIQQAKSRVKIPIIASLNGSTLGGWTDYAKKMAEAGADAIELNIYHIPTDLNISGEEIEKRYIEVLQSVKSTVNIPVAVKLSPYFSNIANMAKKLTEAGADGLVLFNRFYQPDIDIETLEVNPHVLLSTPQAMRLPMRWIAILYGRVNADFAATSGIHKAVDVVKMLMVGAKVTMIVSVLLRHGIGHLKSIETDLKVWLEEHEYESVKQLQGSMSQINCPNPTEFERVQYMKAIQNYHPAIDLFQKVS
- a CDS encoding NuoF family protein, translated to MEQSELLELAEKERQSQKPVRIHCCTSTGCRAAASLEVQKSMEKAVEDWGLENQVEVLGVGCMGFCGYGPMVAVSPSEQLYQKVTPEQGESIVKAVNQGEATAEKADSNHPFFTRQLKIVREHSGQIDPEKIGEYLAVGGYQSLYQVLYEMTPAEVVNEIMKSGLRGRGGAGYPTGLKWQTVAKMPPGQKYVICNGDEGDPGAFMDRSVLESDPHRVLEGMAIAGYAIGADRGFIYVRAEYPLAITRLQKAINQAKGQGILGTQIFGSPFDFRIDIRVGAGAFVCGEETALIASVEGKRGTPRPRPPYPAVSGLWGEPTLINNVETLANIPTIIKKGADWFASIGTEKSKGTKIFSLTGKIEYNGLIEVPMGISLREIIEEMGGGIPNGGKVKAVQTGGPSGGCIPPDALDTPVDYESLAKLGSIMGSGGMVVMDEETSMVEVAKFYMGFCQEESCGKCIPCRVGTVQIYELLNRILNQEATSTDLKKLEQLCQMVKQTSLCGLGQSAPNPVLSTLQYFQDEYTALVKGD
- the hoxE gene encoding bidirectional hydrogenase complex protein HoxE → MQTSQKPPKLVRKPPPQDNPFKRIDIALKRNHYQPDALIEILHAAQNTFGYLEADTLAYIAKNLKLPLSRVYGVATFYHLFTLKPGGKHTCVVCLGTACYVKGSQKVLAALEQQTKIQAGETTSDGQISLLTARCIGACGIAPAVVFDGQVAGQVSPAAALVKVEGWETPE
- the nifJ gene encoding pyruvate:ferredoxin (flavodoxin) oxidoreductase, whose amino-acid sequence is MSKPAFTTLDGNEAVARVAYRLNEVIAIYPITPASPMGEWADAWSSAKQSNLWGTVPAIVEMQSEGGAAGAVHGALQAGSLTTTFTASQGLLLMLPNLYKIAGELTPGVLHIAARSIAAQALSIFGDHSDVMAARATGCGLLCAASVQEAHDFAAIATRASLESRIPFLHFFDGFRTSHEIQKVVLIEDEELKQLFPDELIFAHRERALSPDRPFIRGTAQNPDVFFQARETVNPYYEACPNLVQKAMDEFAAITGRQYQLYEYEGDPEAERVIILMGSGCETAQETVDYLNTQGEKVGVVKVRLYRPFEIQTFINALPKTVKAIAILDRTKEPGSSGEPLYLDVVSAIVETQTFTPAPRIVGGRYGLSSKEFTPAMIKGIFDNLSQDTPKNHFTIGIHDDLTHTSLPYDPNFNIEPDNVVRAVFYGLGSDGTVGANKNSIKIIGEETDNYAQGYFVYDSKKSGSVTVSHLRFGPEKLRSSYLISNASFVACHQWQFLEKLAVLSVAKPGSTFLLNSPYDPETTWQQLPQDIRQEIQEKELKFYAIDAYEVANNAGMGGRINTVMQVCFFALAKVLPKEDAIAQIKKAIRKTYGKKGEEVVKRNLEAVDSTLDRLHEVNYRSFKLPEATSEKDYSAIPETAPAFVREVLGKMMLRKGDEIPVSALPVDGTYPSGTSKWEKRNVAMEVPVWDTDVCVQCGKCVMVCPHGVIRSKVYDESALENAPASFKSTNARDKAWSNLQFSLQVAVEDCTGCAVCVDVCPAKNKAEPRKKAINMETQLPLREQERENWDFFLRIPNRDRAQLNLHKIAHQQMQEPLFEFSGACAGCGETPYLKLATQLFGDRMLVANATGCSSIYGGNLPTTPWTQNAQGLGPAWSNSLFEDNAEFGLGFRISVDKHSQYAVELLQQLSFGMNGNALIPTEFASQILNNQQTDEADIAEQREWVAQLKQQLEQALSTTEDSQVVSQIKQLLSLANYLVKKSVWIVGGDGWAYDIGYGGLDHVLASGRNVNILVMDTEVYSNTGGQMSKATPRGAVAKFAAGGKPAPKKDLGLMAMTYGNVYVASVAMGARDEHTLRAFLEAEAYPGASLIIAYSHCIAHGINMTTAMQQQKALVESGRWLLYRYDPRRAEVGENPLLLDSHSPKHSVEDSMYAENRFKMLTRTNPEQAKQLLEAAQADVNTRWQLYQYLAARHLTNPQKDEKPDSGERSPKQMTAS